In Quercus robur chromosome 10, dhQueRobu3.1, whole genome shotgun sequence, a genomic segment contains:
- the LOC126703182 gene encoding uncharacterized protein LOC126703182 → MENSNGCSRKSKDVSLQELRDRLAEFAEVRGWDQYHSPRNLLLALVGEVGELSEIFQWKGEVAKGLPNWSSDDKEHLEEEISDVLLYLVRLADVCGLDLGQAALTKIVKNAKKYPVMNHN, encoded by the exons ATGGAGAACTCTAATGGGTGCTCAAGAAAATCAAAGGATGTTTCTCTTCAAGAGCTTAGAGATCGGCTTGCTGAGTTTGCTGAAGTACGAGGATGGGATCAATATCACAGTCCTAGAAATCTCCTTCTAGCACTA GTGGGAGAGGTGGGAGAGCTATCAGAGATATTCCAGTGGAAGGGAGAGGTTGCAAAAGGTCTACCCAACTGGAGTTCTGATGATAAGGAGCATTTAGAAGAGGAGATCTCAGATGTTCTGCTCTATCTAGTACGTCTTGCTGATGTTTGTGGGCTAGATCTTGGACAAGCTGCTCTGACAAAAATAGTCAAGAATGCTAAGAAGTACCCTGTTATGAATCACAACTAG